One Stenotrophomonas oahuensis genomic region harbors:
- a CDS encoding group III truncated hemoglobin — translation MLDPSPHPLPYPSLALCSEEEVTRLVHDFYARVRQEPRLGPIFNAHVKDWDAHLAQLVDFWSAMLRGTRRFSGAPMPKHMAMDHLDRDLFDRWLVQFRLTTAESGNEPMQQLADDVARRIGDTFWRRYQMLRWPQIPVAGRPQLRDGCGHVAGEGCGGAGAANED, via the coding sequence ATGCTGGACCCATCTCCCCACCCGCTGCCTTACCCGTCGCTGGCCCTGTGCAGCGAGGAAGAGGTGACCCGGCTGGTTCATGACTTCTATGCACGGGTCCGCCAGGAGCCGCGGCTGGGGCCGATCTTCAACGCGCATGTGAAGGACTGGGATGCGCACCTGGCCCAGCTGGTCGACTTCTGGTCCGCCATGCTGCGCGGTACCCGCCGCTTCAGCGGCGCGCCCATGCCCAAGCACATGGCGATGGACCATCTGGACCGCGACCTGTTCGACCGCTGGCTGGTGCAGTTCCGCCTGACCACGGCCGAAAGTGGCAATGAACCGATGCAGCAGCTGGCCGATGACGTAGCCCGGCGCATCGGCGACACCTTCTGGCGGCGCTACCAGATGCTGCGCTGGCCGCAGATTCCGGTGGCCGGTCGGCCACAACTGCGCGATGGCTGCGGGCACGTGGCCGGCGAGGGCTGCGGTGGGGCAGGGGCGGCCAACGAGGACTGA